A stretch of the Aegilops tauschii subsp. strangulata cultivar AL8/78 chromosome 4, Aet v6.0, whole genome shotgun sequence genome encodes the following:
- the LOC109762818 gene encoding uncharacterized protein isoform X1: protein MAFVRSPSFFSYCLLRPPSRRSADCIEAVRLLLHLRWLAAVLVVLLGSGWKSCSASASAPVACCCYSRLHPVLPFQFKRSGHTTISRSSSLLIVELHEGTLMMHWLKLFS, encoded by the exons ATGGCGTTTGTGCGTTCG CCCAGTTTCTTCTCCTACTGTCTCCTgcgcccgccgtcgcgccgtTCTGCCGATTGCATTGAG GCTGTTCGTCTGCTGCTCCACCTTCGTTGGCTCGCCGCTGTCCTGGTTGTGCTACTTGGTTCTG GTTGGAAGAGCTGCTCTGCTTCTGCATCTGCACCTGTAGCCTGCTGCTGCTACTCAAG GCTGCATCCTGTGCTGCCGTTTCAGTTCAAG AGATCCGGACACACTACCATTTCCAGATCATCTTCTCTACTGATAGTAGAACTGCACGAAGGCACTTTGATGATGCATTGGCTAAAGCTTTTCAGCTAG
- the LOC109762818 gene encoding uncharacterized protein isoform X2 codes for MAFVRSPSFFSYCLLRPPSRRSADCIEAVRLLLHLRWLAAVLVVLLGSGWKSCSASASAPVACCCYSRLHPVLPFQFKVFRPHPSLREEILQELLFLMVKQNA; via the exons ATGGCGTTTGTGCGTTCG CCCAGTTTCTTCTCCTACTGTCTCCTgcgcccgccgtcgcgccgtTCTGCCGATTGCATTGAG GCTGTTCGTCTGCTGCTCCACCTTCGTTGGCTCGCCGCTGTCCTGGTTGTGCTACTTGGTTCTG GTTGGAAGAGCTGCTCTGCTTCTGCATCTGCACCTGTAGCCTGCTGCTGCTACTCAAG GCTGCATCCTGTGCTGCCGTTTCAGTTCAAG GTATTTCGTCCTCATCCGTCTCTTCGAGAAGAAATATTACAAGAGCTTCTATTTCTTATGGTGAAACAAAATGCCTAG